One window of Dehalobacterium formicoaceticum genomic DNA carries:
- a CDS encoding phosphatase PAP2 family protein, with product MLTYFNNLDQTILFFIQTNFHIPILNKVMILSTVAGNMGFIWILSSLLLLINKKTRYIGMVTLGALILSTIMGEGILKHIIQRPRPYVDFPSIHLLAGKSTTYSFPSGHTTTSFAAAYVLTKYLKKFSLIIWIVAITIAFSRVYLFMHYPSDIVAGIVLGLICGKVILYVYEHKIKNKLMM from the coding sequence ATGTTAACATATTTTAATAACCTGGATCAAACAATATTGTTCTTTATTCAAACAAATTTTCATATCCCAATATTAAATAAAGTAATGATTTTATCTACTGTAGCCGGAAACATGGGTTTCATCTGGATTTTGAGCTCTCTTTTGCTTTTGATTAATAAAAAAACGCGATATATTGGCATGGTAACCCTGGGGGCATTAATTTTAAGTACTATAATGGGTGAAGGAATCTTAAAACATATTATTCAAAGGCCTAGGCCGTATGTTGATTTTCCCTCGATCCATTTATTGGCAGGAAAATCTACGACATATTCCTTCCCATCAGGTCATACCACTACATCATTTGCTGCGGCATATGTTTTAACCAAATACTTAAAGAAATTCTCACTGATCATTTGGATTGTTGCAATAACAATAGCATTTTCGAGAGTATATTTATTCATGCATTATCCAAGTGATATAGTTGCAGGAATAGTTTTAGGCTTAATATGCGGTAAAGTCATATTGTATGTGTATGAGCATAAAATCAAGAATAAACTTATGATGTAA
- a CDS encoding DUF2000 domain-containing protein, producing the protein MEFANKIVVIIGDDLLVWQKLNVTAFLLSGIGGTHNITGEPYVDGDGVAFLPMSQQPIMIYSASSQELKEVLNKALTKEVKMTIYTEELFKTYNDVDNRAKIAEYKTDDLNLVGIGMIGKKNHVDKLTKGLKLHE; encoded by the coding sequence ATGGAATTTGCTAACAAGATCGTAGTTATAATCGGAGATGACCTTTTGGTATGGCAAAAGCTAAATGTTACAGCATTTTTGTTAAGCGGAATTGGCGGGACTCACAATATTACCGGAGAACCGTATGTTGATGGTGATGGGGTAGCTTTCCTGCCCATGTCACAACAACCTATTATGATATATTCCGCAAGCAGCCAGGAGTTGAAAGAGGTGCTGAATAAGGCTCTTACCAAAGAGGTTAAGATGACTATCTATACTGAAGAACTTTTCAAGACCTACAATGATGTTGACAATCGTGCAAAAATTGCAGAGTATAAAACTGATGACCTGAACCTGGTGGGTATTGGCATGATTGGCAAGAAGAATCATGTTGATAAGCTGACAAAAGGACTTAAATTGCATGAGTAG
- a CDS encoding PepSY domain-containing protein, translating into MDKKKIATLALVGVLALGGTGTAFAISANSASQNNPKAMSDEQAIETETQDENVVLPTGGIDQASAEQKALASIPGGVVVTSELEEENGAIVYGVEIKTGNAVHDVKVDAITGAILKSDQDGDNESNEQGEENDEQELNAANTKTSITEEQAKQVALASVKDGVLKELELEDEDGVVVYGVEIQSGSNIYDVKVDANSGSILKMDQDNEKDEKGNIEKESKSGDNNNVLHENDNEDSDGYKD; encoded by the coding sequence ATGGATAAGAAAAAGATTGCGACATTGGCTTTAGTGGGCGTACTTGCGCTTGGCGGAACGGGAACCGCATTTGCAATTTCTGCAAATTCAGCATCGCAAAATAACCCAAAGGCAATGTCGGACGAACAAGCTATAGAAACTGAAACACAGGACGAGAATGTTGTGTTGCCGACCGGCGGAATTGATCAGGCTAGCGCAGAACAGAAAGCCCTGGCATCAATTCCTGGCGGTGTAGTTGTAACAAGCGAATTAGAAGAAGAAAATGGTGCGATTGTATACGGAGTTGAAATTAAAACAGGGAACGCTGTTCATGATGTAAAGGTTGATGCAATTACCGGAGCGATACTGAAATCTGACCAGGATGGGGATAATGAATCAAATGAGCAGGGCGAAGAAAATGATGAACAAGAACTGAATGCTGCAAACACTAAGACATCAATCACTGAGGAACAGGCCAAACAGGTCGCTTTAGCTTCTGTGAAAGATGGAGTATTAAAAGAACTAGAGCTTGAAGATGAAGACGGTGTAGTTGTGTATGGAGTGGAAATACAGTCCGGTTCAAACATCTATGACGTAAAAGTCGATGCAAACTCTGGATCAATCTTAAAAATGGATCAGGACAACGAAAAAGACGAGAAAGGTAATATCGAAAAGGAATCAAAGAGTGGGGATAACAATAATGTCCTCCATGAAAACGATAATGAAGATTCTGACGGATATAAAGACTAA
- a CDS encoding ABC transporter permease, with the protein MYYRIIRNDIGKNKLITATIVAFVAAAAMLISLAAILIINLGGAIDTLMEQAKTPHFLQMHTGTLDADALDAFAKEQADVDEYQIMEFLNIDGAQIEVSGNTLASSVQDNGFSVQSPLFDYLLDLNGNIIRPADGEVYLPLIYWKDGFAEIGDILSVHGHPLTVAGFLRDSQMNASLSSSKRFLVSESDFDVLRQQGSIEYLIEFRLHDMGRLGEFENAYLSAGLPANGPRVTYPLFRMINALSDGMMIGVILLVSLLAVAIAFLCIRFTLLTKIEEDYREIGVMKAIGLRVSDIKGLYLAKYAAIAAVGCLLGLGLSFVFQGALLENIRLYMGESGNDGLSLVLGFAGSLAVFLAIVSYVSVVLRRFRKISAASALRFGASQENMSGVKRLTLSGRTFPPTNVFLGVKDVLSRKKLYVTMLVVLVLAAFILIVPQNLYNTISTAGFARYMGIGQSDMRIDIQQTIDISDKAAQIAQVMEQDDDIDQFVVLTTKAFTVREEDGTEVRLNVELGDHTVFPIEYVNGTVPILEDEIALSSINGDELNKTVGDTISIVTSLGMKQLTVTGIYSDVTNGGKTAKAAFSDDGADIMWCVISASFFDQSQIEDKVDGYARRFEFAKVSDIAEYMEQTFGGSIQAIGKASQVAAAVALVITVLVVLLFMKMLLAKDHYAIAVMKALGFTEKDIRTQYLTRSLFVLVFAVALGVLLANTLGGLLAGLVISSLGVASFRFAINPIVSYLLCPLALIAATLAATLIGTARTGEIKIMESIKE; encoded by the coding sequence ATGTATTACAGAATAATAAGAAATGACATCGGCAAGAACAAACTTATTACTGCCACGATCGTCGCGTTTGTGGCAGCAGCAGCTATGCTGATCTCGCTGGCGGCAATCCTGATCATAAACCTCGGTGGTGCGATCGACACCCTCATGGAGCAGGCGAAAACGCCTCACTTTCTTCAGATGCACACCGGTACGTTAGACGCGGACGCCTTGGACGCTTTTGCAAAAGAGCAGGCGGATGTGGACGAATATCAAATAATGGAGTTTCTCAATATCGACGGAGCGCAGATTGAAGTTTCCGGAAACACCCTTGCCTCAAGCGTACAGGACAACGGTTTTTCCGTCCAAAGTCCATTGTTCGATTATCTGCTGGATCTAAACGGGAATATCATACGTCCTGCGGACGGAGAGGTATATCTGCCCCTTATATATTGGAAGGACGGTTTCGCTGAAATCGGAGACATCCTCAGCGTGCATGGTCATCCCCTCACTGTGGCAGGTTTTTTGCGGGACTCTCAGATGAACGCATCCCTGTCGTCCTCTAAACGTTTCTTGGTCAGCGAAAGTGATTTTGATGTCCTGCGGCAGCAGGGCAGTATTGAGTACCTGATTGAGTTTCGGCTGCATGATATGGGAAGGTTGGGTGAATTTGAGAATGCTTATCTGTCAGCCGGTCTGCCTGCTAACGGCCCCCGCGTGACCTATCCGCTGTTCAGAATGATTAATGCGCTTTCGGACGGGATGATGATCGGCGTGATTCTTCTGGTAAGCCTGCTGGCGGTTGCAATTGCTTTTTTATGCATCCGTTTTACGCTGCTTACGAAAATCGAGGAAGATTACCGGGAAATTGGTGTGATGAAGGCTATCGGGCTTCGCGTGTCCGACATCAAGGGGCTATACCTGGCAAAGTACGCGGCGATAGCGGCAGTCGGCTGCCTGTTGGGACTCGGCCTGTCATTTGTGTTCCAGGGTGCGCTTTTGGAGAACATCCGCCTGTATATGGGGGAAAGCGGAAATGATGGCCTTTCACTGGTGCTTGGTTTTGCCGGATCGCTGGCAGTTTTCCTCGCAATCGTCTCCTATGTCAGTGTGGTATTGAGGCGCTTTCGGAAGATATCCGCCGCATCCGCGCTGCGGTTTGGCGCTTCCCAGGAGAACATGTCCGGGGTAAAACGACTGACCCTAAGCGGGCGTACATTCCCGCCGACCAATGTTTTTCTCGGTGTTAAAGATGTGTTGTCCAGAAAAAAGCTGTATGTCACCATGCTTGTGGTGCTGGTGCTGGCTGCTTTCATCTTGATTGTTCCGCAGAATCTTTATAACACCATATCAACGGCCGGCTTTGCCCGTTATATGGGCATCGGCCAGTCCGACATGCGTATCGACATCCAACAGACCATTGATATTTCCGACAAAGCGGCTCAAATCGCCCAGGTAATGGAACAGGATGATGACATAGATCAATTTGTCGTTCTTACCACCAAAGCTTTCACGGTGCGGGAGGAGGATGGCACCGAAGTCCGTTTAAATGTGGAGTTGGGCGACCACACCGTTTTCCCTATTGAGTATGTTAATGGTACGGTGCCGATTCTTGAAGATGAGATTGCTCTTTCCTCCATCAATGGGGATGAGCTGAATAAAACAGTGGGCGACACCATTTCTATTGTGACTTCGCTGGGAATGAAACAACTGACCGTAACCGGTATATATTCCGATGTAACCAACGGAGGCAAGACGGCGAAGGCTGCTTTTTCAGATGACGGTGCGGATATAATGTGGTGCGTAATCAGCGCGAGTTTTTTCGATCAGTCCCAGATTGAAGATAAGGTTGACGGGTATGCGCGGCGCTTTGAGTTTGCCAAGGTCTCCGATATCGCGGAATATATGGAGCAGACCTTCGGAGGCAGCATCCAGGCCATTGGCAAAGCATCTCAAGTGGCGGCTGCGGTCGCTCTCGTCATTACAGTTTTGGTGGTTTTACTGTTCATGAAGATGCTGCTGGCGAAAGATCATTACGCCATCGCTGTAATGAAAGCGCTTGGCTTTACAGAAAAGGATATCCGGACGCAATATCTGACTCGCTCCTTGTTTGTGCTCGTCTTTGCCGTAGCTTTGGGAGTGTTGCTGGCGAATACCTTGGGCGGGCTTTTGGCGGGGCTGGTAATCTCCTCATTGGGGGTTGCTTCCTTCCGGTTTGCCATAAATCCCATTGTGTCTTATTTACTGTGTCCCTTGGCACTGATCGCCGCGACCCTTGCTGCGACTCTGATTGGAACCGCCCGGACGGGAGAAATTAAAATAATGGAAAGCATAAAGGAGTAG
- a CDS encoding helix-turn-helix domain-containing protein translates to MVKDHYQNLNCIKAAVRDYELATGVKCYLLDQTGKRAGDKSCYQCNNICEFIKKFDHKGVCTHDYLGSCKPALEKGEAHYYDCPYGLSNIAVPIITETEIVYYASSGPILTQSSGKLVINRFLEQNELLSSHYDDIKYLLQGVPLVDDERLQALSNTLQRAVIPIISNNLNSFREKNYILSSLIKELRKEVQRLLYPEYEREAYVMQKEIELLSAKQNNSITELNKKALEMIMSTFINSIFKYRVFEESKHRGAQVFLALLEIAKNKDINQELVFGEKYIAIRQLLEAKDYLNLNQTIYATADRFQRAFFIGSSINNNESILHAMEYIRQNYMNITLQDVAKAVSLNPSYLSNLFKKSAGQSYSEYLNKVRIEASKQFLREGLPLAQIANNVGFADQSHFIKVFKRYEGVSPSKWLSVA, encoded by the coding sequence ATGGTTAAGGATCATTACCAAAACCTAAATTGTATCAAAGCGGCTGTTAGAGATTATGAGCTGGCAACAGGGGTAAAGTGTTACCTCCTTGATCAAACAGGTAAACGTGCGGGTGATAAAAGCTGTTACCAATGTAATAATATTTGTGAATTCATCAAAAAGTTTGACCATAAGGGTGTATGTACCCATGACTATCTTGGCAGCTGCAAACCGGCACTGGAAAAAGGAGAGGCCCATTATTATGATTGTCCTTACGGACTTTCAAATATTGCGGTACCGATTATTACTGAAACTGAAATTGTTTACTATGCCTCTTCCGGACCAATACTGACCCAATCATCCGGCAAGTTAGTTATAAACAGATTTTTGGAACAAAACGAATTGTTGTCTTCTCATTACGATGATATCAAGTATCTATTGCAGGGTGTGCCATTGGTGGATGATGAGCGCTTACAAGCACTGAGCAACACCTTACAAAGAGCAGTAATCCCCATAATATCCAATAATTTGAATAGTTTTCGGGAAAAAAACTATATCCTAAGCTCTTTAATAAAGGAATTGCGCAAGGAGGTTCAGCGGTTACTTTACCCCGAGTATGAACGGGAAGCTTATGTCATGCAAAAGGAAATTGAACTTCTTTCCGCAAAACAAAACAATTCGATTACTGAACTTAACAAAAAGGCTTTGGAAATGATCATGTCCACTTTCATAAACAGTATCTTTAAATACAGGGTTTTTGAAGAAAGCAAACATCGGGGGGCACAAGTTTTCCTCGCCTTACTTGAGATAGCCAAAAATAAGGATATTAATCAGGAACTGGTTTTTGGAGAAAAATATATTGCTATTCGTCAACTACTGGAAGCAAAGGATTATTTAAACTTGAATCAAACCATCTATGCTACGGCTGATCGTTTTCAGAGAGCCTTTTTTATTGGAAGCAGCATAAATAATAATGAATCCATTCTCCATGCCATGGAATATATCCGCCAAAACTATATGAATATCACCTTGCAGGATGTAGCGAAGGCTGTTTCCCTAAACCCTAGCTACCTTAGCAATCTGTTTAAAAAAAGCGCAGGACAAAGTTATTCGGAATACCTGAATAAAGTGCGGATTGAAGCCAGTAAACAATTTTTACGGGAAGGTCTGCCTCTGGCCCAAATCGCTAATAATGTAGGATTTGCCGACCAGAGTCATTTTATCAAGGTATTTAAACGCTATGAAGGGGTCTCCCCTTCAAAATGGTTAAGTGTTGCTTAA
- a CDS encoding cobalamin B12-binding domain-containing protein, whose amino-acid sequence MSDKIFEDLKNAVIDLNPDAAIVAAKAAMAANINPVDGIDKGLSEGMSVIVERFDEGELFMPQILIAAQAFQNACEILQSGISKEDIAKMSNGKVLFFSVAGDIHDIGKNIVKTMLMANNFEVKDLGRDVGSDTVIDAAIEWGADVVAGSALMTTTMPAQRDVINGLIERGVRDKFKVMFGGAPVTEAWCKEIGADAYGDNAADAVRIAKELVK is encoded by the coding sequence GTGTCAGATAAAATATTTGAGGATTTAAAAAATGCTGTAATAGATTTAAATCCGGATGCGGCTATTGTTGCCGCCAAAGCAGCTATGGCAGCTAATATAAATCCGGTGGACGGGATCGATAAGGGACTGTCGGAAGGTATGAGTGTGATTGTAGAGCGTTTTGATGAAGGGGAACTGTTCATGCCCCAGATCTTGATTGCTGCTCAAGCATTCCAAAATGCCTGTGAAATATTACAGAGCGGAATTTCCAAAGAAGATATTGCCAAAATGAGCAATGGCAAGGTATTGTTCTTTTCAGTTGCCGGTGATATTCACGATATCGGCAAAAATATTGTCAAGACCATGCTGATGGCCAATAATTTTGAAGTAAAAGATTTGGGCCGTGATGTGGGATCTGACACCGTCATTGACGCTGCCATTGAGTGGGGCGCAGATGTTGTGGCAGGCTCTGCCCTTATGACCACAACCATGCCTGCCCAGCGTGATGTAATCAATGGCCTGATTGAACGCGGAGTGCGCGACAAGTTTAAGGTCATGTTCGGCGGCGCCCCTGTAACAGAGGCATGGTGTAAAGAAATTGGTGCAGATGCTTATGGTGACAATGCTGCCGATGCTGTTAGAATAGCTAAAGAATTAGTGAAATAA
- a CDS encoding epoxyqueuosine reductase — MRSRDIKEYGLNIGYSKVGITSADSFTDYVAEVLSRGDKYDFFDFTSTNPLQGAIPKNIMPEAKSVIVLIYDYFQNDFPEELKKMIGKIYLARCYNPLPGMLAHSRLELMKDYLSANGCKVNSSIGIPARWAAAQAGVTTFGRNNFAYAGDTGSYIVISTIVVDMEFDYDKPTMESKCPPNCSACINACPTKAIYEPFKLNPKRCISFNNWITQDGRGSISSFIPYELREAIGGKIHGCDICQDVCLLNQKKLKAPKAVDRYIEQIAEDIALPAILNMTDDFFMNRIKPIMYNYIKDKRYFMRNAALAMGNSKNEDYVKDLEIAITNPDEMVREYVVWALGKIGGQYAERVLKSSLANESSDNVKQAINQALAQG, encoded by the coding sequence ATGAGATCACGAGACATAAAAGAGTATGGTCTAAATATTGGATACAGTAAAGTTGGAATAACTTCTGCCGACAGTTTCACGGATTATGTGGCTGAAGTCCTTTCGCGAGGTGATAAATATGATTTTTTCGACTTCACATCAACAAATCCGCTTCAAGGAGCGATACCAAAAAACATTATGCCGGAAGCAAAATCTGTTATTGTCTTAATATATGATTATTTTCAGAATGATTTTCCAGAAGAACTTAAAAAAATGATCGGGAAAATCTATCTGGCCAGATGTTATAATCCTCTCCCCGGGATGCTGGCTCATTCAAGACTGGAATTGATGAAAGACTATTTATCTGCCAATGGCTGCAAGGTAAACTCATCCATTGGCATTCCGGCAAGATGGGCTGCCGCCCAAGCAGGCGTTACAACATTTGGTAGAAACAACTTTGCTTATGCAGGTGATACCGGCTCTTATATTGTTATCAGCACCATTGTTGTAGATATGGAATTTGATTATGACAAACCTACCATGGAAAGTAAATGCCCTCCCAATTGTAGTGCGTGCATAAATGCATGTCCAACAAAGGCAATCTATGAACCATTTAAACTAAATCCTAAAAGATGTATTTCATTTAACAACTGGATTACCCAGGATGGGAGAGGTTCAATTTCTTCATTCATTCCTTATGAATTAAGAGAAGCCATAGGCGGGAAGATCCATGGATGTGATATATGCCAGGATGTTTGTCTCCTCAACCAGAAAAAATTGAAGGCCCCAAAGGCAGTCGACAGATATATAGAACAAATTGCGGAGGATATTGCGCTGCCAGCGATCCTTAACATGACAGATGATTTTTTTATGAACAGAATCAAGCCAATTATGTATAACTATATTAAAGACAAACGATATTTTATGAGAAACGCTGCCCTTGCCATGGGCAACTCAAAAAATGAGGATTATGTCAAAGATTTAGAAATTGCAATAACAAATCCTGATGAGATGGTTCGGGAGTATGTTGTTTGGGCATTAGGAAAAATAGGCGGCCAATATGCAGAAAGAGTGCTGAAAAGCAGCTTGGCAAATGAATCGTCTGATAATGTTAAGCAAGCCATTAACCAGGCATTAGCTCAAGGCTAA
- a CDS encoding GIY-YIG nuclease family protein: protein MNLLETAKELPQNPGVYMMRDAIGNIIYVGKAKNLKHRVSQYFHNQKDRAPKVAEMIGHIDAFNYLVTDTELDALIDECRLIKELQPRYNRLMKNPQKYIYLKIPAEKFPKVTRVHQKTDDGSVYLGPFTSQHRVDMAIQYLNEFYPIRKCTGPGLVKRNHGCLYYQLGSCLGVCTGQVEADEYRIHMEKIIRLLKGNDKDAVSELLQKLNTAAEDLKFEKASRYRDYYFGLKHIFAKQQLAQSSSKNKTILAVDLIDQKHYKIFLIKGNKLLDRKMVNTASANHVDQSELIQSLKDILTDQLVSVKSSSSGLTQQDLDEAQIINSYLKKHINNILSFWIPSSHLKDASGIDATVKKIVSRITPLSK, encoded by the coding sequence ATGAATCTTCTTGAAACGGCTAAGGAACTGCCCCAAAACCCCGGTGTCTATATGATGAGGGATGCAATAGGAAATATCATTTATGTGGGGAAGGCAAAAAATTTAAAGCATAGGGTTTCCCAATACTTTCACAACCAAAAAGACAGGGCACCAAAAGTTGCGGAGATGATCGGGCACATTGATGCCTTTAACTATTTGGTTACCGATACGGAATTGGACGCCTTAATCGATGAATGCCGTCTGATCAAGGAATTGCAACCGAGATATAACCGATTGATGAAAAATCCACAGAAATATATCTATCTAAAAATACCCGCTGAAAAATTCCCCAAGGTAACGAGGGTACATCAGAAAACCGACGACGGATCAGTATATCTCGGGCCTTTTACCAGTCAGCACCGGGTGGATATGGCGATCCAATACTTAAATGAATTCTACCCGATCAGAAAATGCACCGGCCCCGGATTAGTAAAAAGAAATCATGGTTGTCTCTATTATCAATTGGGTTCTTGTTTGGGAGTATGTACCGGACAAGTAGAAGCCGATGAATACCGGATACACATGGAAAAAATAATCCGGCTGTTAAAGGGAAATGATAAAGATGCCGTCTCGGAGCTTCTGCAAAAACTGAATACAGCAGCAGAGGATTTGAAATTTGAAAAGGCCTCTCGTTACAGGGATTATTACTTTGGCTTGAAGCATATATTTGCCAAACAGCAATTAGCTCAATCCTCAAGCAAAAACAAGACCATCTTAGCGGTTGACTTGATTGATCAGAAGCATTATAAAATATTCCTGATTAAAGGTAATAAACTTCTTGATAGAAAAATGGTAAATACTGCATCAGCAAATCATGTGGATCAAAGTGAATTAATCCAGAGTCTCAAAGATATTTTGACAGATCAGCTTGTGTCAGTTAAAAGTAGCAGCTCCGGATTGACTCAGCAGGATCTTGATGAAGCGCAAATTATTAACTCTTACCTGAAAAAGCATATAAATAATATCCTTAGTTTTTGGATCCCTTCCAGCCATTTAAAGGATGCATCCGGAATTGATGCGACAGTTAAGAAAATTGTCAGCCGCATTACCCCATTAAGTAAATAA
- a CDS encoding ABC transporter ATP-binding protein — MKKIVIGEKIVKSFGEGKEKTKVLDGVSVEIGAGEFVAVMGPSGSGKTTLMFCLSGMETINSGKVLFDGKDLTSFREDELADLRRRRMGFVFQQPTLLKNLNLLDNIILPAQKGNEKKASALTEKAKKLMEKMGLKGLEQRNITQVSGGQLQRAGICRALMSDPEIIYGDEPTGALNSRTAQEIMNILRDINNEGTALLLVTHDTKVAAQAQRVLFMRDGNIVKEQTLPGFDNSNLESRMNLITEEIRKTET; from the coding sequence ATGAAAAAAATTGTGATTGGAGAGAAGATCGTGAAATCCTTTGGGGAAGGAAAGGAAAAAACAAAGGTGCTGGATGGCGTTTCTGTTGAAATTGGTGCAGGAGAGTTCGTGGCCGTTATGGGACCATCCGGTTCGGGTAAAACAACGCTAATGTTTTGCCTGAGCGGTATGGAAACGATAAACAGCGGCAAGGTGCTGTTTGACGGTAAGGATTTAACTTCTTTCCGGGAGGACGAGCTGGCCGACCTGCGCAGGCGCAGAATGGGTTTTGTATTCCAACAGCCCACTTTGCTGAAAAACCTGAATTTGCTGGACAATATCATACTGCCCGCCCAAAAGGGCAACGAAAAGAAAGCCTCCGCGCTTACCGAAAAGGCGAAAAAGCTGATGGAAAAGATGGGCCTCAAGGGACTGGAACAACGGAATATTACCCAGGTATCCGGGGGGCAGCTGCAGCGAGCAGGCATTTGCCGCGCACTGATGTCCGACCCGGAAATTATATATGGGGATGAACCCACCGGCGCGCTCAATTCCAGAACCGCTCAGGAAATTATGAATATTCTGCGCGACATCAATAATGAGGGAACGGCGTTGCTTTTGGTTACACATGACACAAAGGTGGCGGCGCAAGCTCAGCGTGTTCTGTTTATGCGGGATGGGAATATCGTGAAGGAACAAACACTGCCAGGATTTGACAATAGCAACCTGGAATCCAGAATGAATCTTATAACGGAGGAAATACGCAAAACTGAAACTTAG
- a CDS encoding MtaA/CmuA family methyltransferase, which produces MNKKERFMNALLGKETDRASVFCANQTATYEQMEKLGAYWPEAHFDADVMASLAVGAYQILDFDAVRVPFCQTIESEAMGCTLKDGGKTGVPSIDAHPYQVNDTPPSLDNFVEKGRIRTVAKALKSLKEKVGDEVAVLGGVVGPFSVATNLLGLMNIMMAAVMEPEKLEPWLKVAKSASEIYGKELIAAGADGIVIEDMMSSMDMISPQIYHDISNPHLKNLVDSLGGIPTILHICGKINPLVEDMITSGVSAFSVDTKVDIKDIKEKIAKSGRTVTVVGGIDAVNTLFYGKETEPVKEEAKKSLEAGYDLLAPSCSIPPATPTDKLLAMVEVAADFKRG; this is translated from the coding sequence GTGAATAAAAAAGAACGCTTTATGAATGCCCTCCTGGGCAAAGAAACAGACCGCGCCTCTGTGTTTTGTGCCAATCAAACAGCTACTTATGAGCAGATGGAGAAACTTGGTGCCTATTGGCCTGAAGCCCATTTTGATGCGGATGTCATGGCTAGCTTGGCTGTCGGTGCTTATCAGATCCTTGATTTTGATGCCGTACGTGTGCCCTTTTGCCAGACCATTGAGTCAGAGGCTATGGGCTGCACCTTGAAGGATGGCGGCAAAACCGGGGTACCCAGTATCGACGCTCATCCCTATCAAGTTAATGATACGCCCCCTTCACTTGATAATTTTGTGGAAAAAGGACGCATCCGAACGGTAGCCAAGGCATTAAAAAGCCTGAAGGAAAAGGTAGGCGATGAAGTTGCTGTTCTGGGCGGTGTGGTAGGACCTTTCAGCGTTGCCACAAACCTGCTGGGACTAATGAACATTATGATGGCTGCCGTCATGGAACCGGAGAAGCTGGAACCCTGGCTGAAGGTAGCAAAATCAGCATCGGAAATCTATGGCAAAGAGCTGATTGCCGCCGGAGCGGATGGGATCGTAATCGAAGATATGATGTCATCCATGGATATGATCAGTCCCCAAATCTACCACGATATTTCTAATCCCCATCTTAAAAATCTTGTGGATAGTTTGGGCGGAATCCCCACGATTCTTCATATCTGCGGCAAAATCAATCCACTCGTTGAAGACATGATTACCAGCGGTGTTTCCGCTTTCAGTGTGGATACAAAAGTTGATATCAAGGATATCAAGGAGAAAATTGCCAAAAGCGGCCGTACCGTAACTGTTGTGGGTGGTATTGATGCTGTCAACACCCTTTTCTACGGTAAAGAAACGGAACCGGTAAAAGAAGAAGCGAAAAAATCCCTTGAAGCTGGTTATGATCTTCTGGCCCCGTCTTGCTCGATACCACCGGCAACACCGACGGATAAACTTCTTGCTATGGTCGAAGTTGCAGCCGATTTTAAACGGGGATAA